In Silene latifolia isolate original U9 population chromosome 3, ASM4854445v1, whole genome shotgun sequence, a single window of DNA contains:
- the LOC141647540 gene encoding peptidyl-prolyl cis-trans isomerase FKBP42 isoform X1, translating into MEDAQENQSHLLASSVGEGGESEIVTEEASYVTGEPIQDSDAPPKVDSEVEVLPHKVTKQIIKEGHGEKPSKYSTCFVHYKAWTESTLHKFEDTWQEQRPVELILGKEKKQMEGLAIGVSCMRSGERALLHVGWELGYGEEGNFSFPNVPPKADIVYEVELIGFDETREGKARSEMTVEERISTADRRRMDGNALFKEDKLAEAIQQYEMAIAYMGDDFMFQLFGKYRDMALAVKNPCHLNMAACFIKLKQYDNAIMQCSTVLAEDENNVKALYRRGKAKAELGQIDPAREDLLKARKYAPDDKAIVKELRLLAEQDKAIYQKQKEMYKGILGPRPEPKPERSSWLILFWQWFISLFYRVFKRGSVKSD; encoded by the exons ATGGAGGATGCTCAGGAAAATCAAAGTCATTTGCTTG CATCTTCTGTAGGTGAAGGTGGAGAGAGTGAGATTGTAACAGAGGAAGCTTCATATGTTACTGGAGAACCAATTCAAGATAGTGATGCCCCTCCAAAAGTGGACTCTGAAGTTGAGGTGCTCCCCCATAAAGTAACCAAGCAAATTATCAAAGAAGGTCATGGAGAGAAACCTTCCAAATATTCAACATGCTTCG TGCACTATAAGGCATGGACCGAGAGCACACTACACAAGTTTGAAGACACATGGCAGGAGCAGCGTCCAGTTGAGCTTATTTTGGGCAAAG AGAAAAAACAGATGGAAGGCTTAGCAATTGGCGTTTCCTGCATGAGATCTGGGGAGCGTGCACTGCTTCATGTTGGCTGGGAATTAGGCTATGGAGAAGAAGGAAACTTCTCTTTTCCAAATGTTCCACCGAAGGCAGATATTGTATATGAAGTTGAACTCATTGGTTTCGATGAAACCCGAGAG GGTAAAGCACGTAGTGAAATGACAGTTGAGGAACGGATCAGTACGGCAGATCGCAGAAGGATGGATGGCAATGCTTTATTCAAGGAAGACAAATTGGCAGAGGCTATACAGCAGTATGAGATG GCTATAGCATACATGGGAGATGACTTCATGTTCCAGCTTTTCGGAAAGTatcgggatatggctttggccgtCAAAAACCCATGTCATCTCAACATGGCCGCATGTTTCATAAAGCTCAAGCAATATGACAATGCCATCATGCAGTGCAGTACG GTCCTGGCTGAGGATGAGAACAATGTTAAAGCATTATATAGACGAGGAAAAGCAAAAGCAGAACTCGGTCAAATAGATCCAGCAAGAGAAGACCTTCTTAAAGCCCGTAAGTACGCTCCTGATGATAAAGCAATTGTCAAGGAGTTGCGATTGCTTGCTGAGCAAGACAAGGCCATCTATCAGAAGCAAAAGGAGATGTACAAGGGAATACTGGGACCGAGACCTGAACCCAAACCCGAGAGAAGTAGCTGGTTAATTCTCTTTTGGCAGTGGTTCATTtctttattttatcgagttttcaAGAGGGGATCTGTGAAATCCGACTGA
- the LOC141647540 gene encoding peptidyl-prolyl cis-trans isomerase FKBP42 isoform X2, giving the protein MEDAQENQSHLLGEGGESEIVTEEASYVTGEPIQDSDAPPKVDSEVEVLPHKVTKQIIKEGHGEKPSKYSTCFVHYKAWTESTLHKFEDTWQEQRPVELILGKEKKQMEGLAIGVSCMRSGERALLHVGWELGYGEEGNFSFPNVPPKADIVYEVELIGFDETREGKARSEMTVEERISTADRRRMDGNALFKEDKLAEAIQQYEMAIAYMGDDFMFQLFGKYRDMALAVKNPCHLNMAACFIKLKQYDNAIMQCSTVLAEDENNVKALYRRGKAKAELGQIDPAREDLLKARKYAPDDKAIVKELRLLAEQDKAIYQKQKEMYKGILGPRPEPKPERSSWLILFWQWFISLFYRVFKRGSVKSD; this is encoded by the exons ATGGAGGATGCTCAGGAAAATCAAAGTCATTTGCTTG GTGAAGGTGGAGAGAGTGAGATTGTAACAGAGGAAGCTTCATATGTTACTGGAGAACCAATTCAAGATAGTGATGCCCCTCCAAAAGTGGACTCTGAAGTTGAGGTGCTCCCCCATAAAGTAACCAAGCAAATTATCAAAGAAGGTCATGGAGAGAAACCTTCCAAATATTCAACATGCTTCG TGCACTATAAGGCATGGACCGAGAGCACACTACACAAGTTTGAAGACACATGGCAGGAGCAGCGTCCAGTTGAGCTTATTTTGGGCAAAG AGAAAAAACAGATGGAAGGCTTAGCAATTGGCGTTTCCTGCATGAGATCTGGGGAGCGTGCACTGCTTCATGTTGGCTGGGAATTAGGCTATGGAGAAGAAGGAAACTTCTCTTTTCCAAATGTTCCACCGAAGGCAGATATTGTATATGAAGTTGAACTCATTGGTTTCGATGAAACCCGAGAG GGTAAAGCACGTAGTGAAATGACAGTTGAGGAACGGATCAGTACGGCAGATCGCAGAAGGATGGATGGCAATGCTTTATTCAAGGAAGACAAATTGGCAGAGGCTATACAGCAGTATGAGATG GCTATAGCATACATGGGAGATGACTTCATGTTCCAGCTTTTCGGAAAGTatcgggatatggctttggccgtCAAAAACCCATGTCATCTCAACATGGCCGCATGTTTCATAAAGCTCAAGCAATATGACAATGCCATCATGCAGTGCAGTACG GTCCTGGCTGAGGATGAGAACAATGTTAAAGCATTATATAGACGAGGAAAAGCAAAAGCAGAACTCGGTCAAATAGATCCAGCAAGAGAAGACCTTCTTAAAGCCCGTAAGTACGCTCCTGATGATAAAGCAATTGTCAAGGAGTTGCGATTGCTTGCTGAGCAAGACAAGGCCATCTATCAGAAGCAAAAGGAGATGTACAAGGGAATACTGGGACCGAGACCTGAACCCAAACCCGAGAGAAGTAGCTGGTTAATTCTCTTTTGGCAGTGGTTCATTtctttattttatcgagttttcaAGAGGGGATCTGTGAAATCCGACTGA